The following are encoded in a window of Francisella tularensis subsp. tularensis genomic DNA:
- the def gene encoding peptide deformylase, with amino-acid sequence MSLEILKYPHPVLKEVAKEVTKDEINDDLRATIAEMHELMLEANGVGLAAIQVGIKKRFFIMYDNLEEQNPEIITIINPEIIEQNGKIIDEEGCLSFPGVSAKVNRATVVKIKALNEFGEEIEVEKDGFLARCIQHEIDHLNGITFFDHLGSLKRKMIEKKYKKLMQENAKS; translated from the coding sequence ATGTCTTTAGAAATTCTAAAGTACCCTCACCCAGTTTTAAAAGAGGTTGCTAAAGAAGTTACAAAAGATGAAATCAATGATGATTTACGTGCAACTATTGCTGAAATGCATGAGCTAATGCTAGAAGCAAATGGCGTGGGTTTAGCAGCAATACAAGTTGGTATCAAAAAAAGATTCTTTATCATGTATGATAACTTAGAAGAGCAAAACCCTGAAATAATCACTATCATTAACCCTGAAATAATTGAACAAAACGGTAAAATAATTGATGAAGAGGGCTGTCTTTCTTTTCCTGGTGTTTCCGCAAAGGTAAATAGAGCCACTGTAGTCAAAATAAAGGCACTTAATGAATTTGGAGAAGAGATTGAAGTTGAAAAAGATGGATTTTTAGCTAGATGCATCCAACATGAGATAGATCATCTTAATGGCATAACCTTCTTTGACCATCTTGGTTCACTAAAGCGCAAAATGATAGAGAAAAAGTATAAAAAACTAATGCAAGAAAATGCTAAGAGTTAA
- a CDS encoding cation:proton antiporter → MSEYSLFVMLCVIAAISSYFNLRFLKLPKAIGLTVVSALISLMLVVLIKLEPKLFYPAYHMLNSIDFKILVLKVLLGYLLFAAAMHLNFLEIKNFLASIFVLSSLGVVVSTFIIGTLCWLAAPIVIKHDVSYIYCLIVGAIFSPTDPVTVFAVFKTSKSVPMRVKSILSGEAMFNDVFSIVIFLILLSLVISGKSDIVNPRVFC, encoded by the coding sequence TTGTCAGAATATTCTTTATTTGTAATGCTCTGTGTTATCGCAGCTATTTCAAGCTATTTTAACTTGAGATTTCTCAAGTTGCCAAAAGCTATAGGTTTAACAGTAGTTAGTGCTTTAATATCACTAATGCTTGTGGTACTAATAAAGCTAGAACCTAAGTTATTTTATCCAGCGTATCATATGCTAAATAGTATCGACTTTAAGATATTGGTACTAAAGGTATTGCTTGGATACTTACTTTTTGCAGCAGCAATGCATCTAAATTTTTTAGAAATAAAAAATTTTTTAGCAAGCATTTTTGTTCTTTCAAGTCTAGGGGTTGTTGTCTCAACCTTTATAATTGGAACATTATGTTGGTTGGCTGCTCCAATAGTTATTAAACATGATGTTAGTTATATATATTGTCTTATAGTTGGAGCAATATTTTCACCAACTGATCCTGTTACAGTATTTGCTGTTTTTAAAACTAGCAAAAGTGTTCCGATGAGAGTTAAGTCGATATTATCTGGCGAGGCAATGTTTAATGACGTCTTTTCAATAGTTATATTTTTAATTTTGCTATCGCTAGTGATTAGTGGAAAGAGTGATATAGTTAATCCGAGAGTATTTTGTTAA
- a CDS encoding FTN_0109 family protein — protein MEFSMRNIFKKTLLILLLSVIIASCGMLSNDQFVYLGHGENSPDYQLYYDKTQKLFVLIDKRNGCFQKDDTGTCLAFTLKQAREFREYVLAKMIEIDVRLAKDDYGNYAIEELRKAGVTTVNKPIKTKKVFATPVKQIVLDRKQQYHLVRKEYEIDSNLVAMVVNDKEGKKRIKVAYTVDFPGLEKEYSTELRPFIIDPEYLYTHMTIDAVHEAQFMQRDVMKSQTNVKKKVDDYLKDVVDSDKKDTGYTHQEVASSVAALDNDLITKADEQREDKETTLASGSSTIQTATKTASTTQVDSNDTPKTTLASDNK, from the coding sequence ATGGAATTTAGTATGCGCAATATATTCAAAAAAACATTATTAATATTATTACTAAGCGTAATTATAGCATCATGTGGTATGCTATCTAACGACCAGTTTGTTTATCTAGGTCATGGTGAGAACTCTCCTGACTATCAGCTCTATTACGATAAGACACAAAAACTTTTTGTGCTAATTGATAAGAGAAATGGTTGTTTTCAGAAAGATGATACAGGTACTTGTCTTGCATTTACATTAAAACAAGCTCGTGAATTTAGAGAATATGTTTTAGCTAAGATGATTGAAATAGATGTTAGACTTGCTAAGGACGACTATGGAAACTACGCTATTGAAGAGTTACGAAAAGCTGGGGTTACCACGGTTAATAAACCAATTAAAACTAAAAAAGTTTTTGCAACTCCAGTTAAGCAGATTGTCCTTGATAGAAAGCAACAATATCACCTTGTTAGAAAAGAATATGAAATAGATTCAAATCTTGTAGCAATGGTTGTTAATGATAAAGAAGGTAAAAAACGTATAAAAGTTGCTTATACTGTTGATTTTCCTGGCTTAGAGAAAGAGTATAGTACCGAGCTTAGACCATTTATTATTGATCCAGAATACTTATATACACATATGACTATTGACGCTGTCCATGAAGCTCAATTCATGCAGAGAGATGTTATGAAGAGTCAAACAAATGTCAAAAAGAAAGTTGATGACTATCTTAAAGATGTTGTCGACAGCGATAAAAAAGATACAGGATACACTCACCAAGAAGTTGCAAGTAGTGTCGCAGCGCTAGATAACGATCTAATAACTAAGGCAGATGAGCAACGCGAAGACAAAGAAACCACACTAGCAAGTGGTAGTAGTACAATACAAACAGCCACAAAAACTGCTTCAACCACTCAAGTTGATAGCAATGATACTCCAAAAACAACTCTAGCAAGTGACAATAAATAG
- the ribH gene encoding 6,7-dimethyl-8-ribityllumazine synthase, translating into MRKLAIVVSEFNSLITDKMLEGALEEAYAQGLKDSQICIKKVPGAVELPYAAKLLAETKEFDAIVLLGCVIRGETDHYDYVCDQVSYGTQKVMHQYNLPVIFGILTTHNKEQALERVGGKKGHKGKYSIQAAITMAKMKKDILEQGV; encoded by the coding sequence ATGAGAAAATTAGCAATCGTTGTAAGTGAATTTAACTCTTTGATAACTGATAAAATGCTTGAGGGTGCATTAGAAGAAGCATATGCTCAAGGCTTAAAAGATAGTCAAATTTGTATCAAAAAAGTTCCTGGAGCAGTTGAACTTCCATATGCAGCAAAGCTCCTAGCAGAAACTAAAGAGTTTGATGCAATAGTATTACTAGGTTGCGTAATCCGAGGCGAGACAGATCACTATGATTATGTTTGCGATCAGGTAAGTTATGGTACACAAAAAGTCATGCACCAATATAATTTACCAGTAATTTTTGGTATATTAACCACACACAACAAAGAGCAAGCCTTAGAAAGAGTCGGTGGCAAAAAAGGTCATAAAGGTAAATACTCTATCCAAGCTGCCATAACGATGGCAAAGATGAAAAAAGATATTTTAGAACAAGGAGTATGA
- a CDS encoding aromatic amino acid transport family protein, producing MKRNEDLMWSLSLYGTAIGAGVLFLPIQTGISGIIPILVILVFIFPMVFLSHRALCRFVISNPNTNSDITVVADDYFGKLGGIIFNILYLFAILPILLVYSVGITNTLASFFKYQFHYDIQNRFLLSFFTILSLVFIINFGQKLIIRVMSLLVFPFIIALLVLSLWMIPYWNIEILQKSIEYNHSFSGILIAIWIIMPILIFSFNHSPIISSLAVYAKTKYKQNADKKASKIIAFSNILMIITVVIFVISSMLPLSPKELIIAKEENISILSYLASHFNNYSLDYVAPIVALVAMSKSFFGHYLGSKEGIDGLVYKVTKNKISEKTIKPITLSIVFLSCWLVAYLNPNILDMISSIGGLVLAVILFIMPIYSIYKIKYLKPYKNLLADSFILFVGIIALSSAIYVLL from the coding sequence ATGAAAAGAAATGAAGATTTAATGTGGTCCCTTAGTCTGTATGGTACAGCTATCGGTGCCGGTGTACTATTTTTGCCAATTCAAACTGGAATTTCAGGAATTATACCAATATTAGTGATATTAGTATTTATCTTCCCAATGGTGTTTTTATCACATCGTGCATTATGTAGATTTGTGATATCTAACCCAAATACTAACTCTGATATCACAGTAGTTGCTGATGACTATTTTGGTAAGCTTGGTGGAATTATTTTCAACATTTTATATCTATTTGCTATCTTGCCAATATTACTGGTTTATAGTGTTGGTATAACAAATACTCTGGCTAGTTTTTTTAAGTATCAGTTTCATTACGATATTCAAAATAGATTTCTTTTGAGTTTTTTTACTATACTTTCGCTAGTTTTTATCATTAACTTTGGTCAGAAGCTTATCATCCGTGTTATGAGCCTTCTAGTTTTTCCATTTATCATCGCTTTGCTAGTACTTTCATTATGGATGATTCCATATTGGAATATTGAGATACTGCAAAAGAGCATTGAGTACAATCATAGTTTTTCTGGTATTTTGATAGCTATCTGGATAATTATGCCAATATTGATATTTTCTTTTAACCACTCACCGATTATCTCTTCTTTAGCCGTATATGCAAAAACCAAATACAAACAAAATGCCGACAAAAAAGCCTCTAAGATAATTGCTTTTAGTAATATTCTAATGATTATTACTGTAGTTATATTTGTAATTAGCTCAATGCTTCCCCTCTCTCCAAAAGAGCTAATAATCGCAAAAGAAGAGAATATTTCTATACTATCTTATCTAGCAAGTCATTTTAATAATTATTCTCTTGATTATGTAGCTCCAATAGTAGCTCTAGTTGCTATGAGTAAGTCTTTTTTTGGTCATTATTTAGGTTCAAAAGAAGGTATAGATGGTCTAGTTTATAAAGTTACAAAAAATAAAATTAGTGAAAAAACTATAAAACCAATTACATTATCAATAGTGTTTTTATCATGCTGGCTAGTTGCTTATTTAAACCCAAATATCTTAGATATGATATCTAGTATAGGTGGTCTAGTTTTAGCGGTGATACTGTTTATTATGCCTATTTATAGTATCTATAAAATAAAATATCTAAAGCCTTATAAAAACCTATTAGCAGATAGTTTTATACTTTTTGTTGGCATTATTGCACTATCATCGGCAATTTATGTTTTGTTGTAG
- the mnmA gene encoding tRNA 2-thiouridine(34) synthase MnmA, producing MENKKVIVGISGGVDSSVSALLLKQQGYDVTGVFMKNWEEDDTDEFCSAEQDIADAQAVCDSIGIPFKKINFAAEYWDNVFEHFLIKYKAGRTPNPDILCNKEIKFKAFLSYVHLLGGDYIATGHYAQTRLAADGSVQLVKGLDDNKDQTYFLYTLGQEQLRQTIFPIGNIEKSKVREIAKENNLVTFDKKDSTGICFIGERKFKEFLSKYLPAQKGEIHDENGIKIGMHDGLMYYTIGQRQGLGIGGVKDRPEVPWFAAKKDLENNVLIAVQGHDHPLLFKQSLQAIELSWVAGMAPADKFRCAAKVRYRQKDQSCEVEVNQDGSVNVTFDQPQRAITPGQSVVFYIDDVCLGGGVII from the coding sequence ATGGAAAATAAAAAAGTAATAGTAGGTATCTCAGGAGGTGTGGACTCATCAGTTTCAGCTTTGCTCTTGAAACAGCAAGGTTATGATGTAACAGGTGTTTTTATGAAAAACTGGGAAGAAGATGATACAGATGAGTTTTGCTCAGCGGAGCAAGATATCGCTGATGCTCAAGCTGTTTGTGACTCTATAGGGATACCTTTCAAAAAGATTAATTTTGCCGCTGAATACTGGGATAATGTTTTTGAGCATTTTCTAATAAAGTATAAAGCTGGCAGAACACCTAATCCTGATATCTTATGCAATAAGGAAATCAAATTTAAAGCCTTTCTGAGCTATGTACATCTTTTAGGCGGTGATTATATCGCTACAGGACATTATGCTCAAACAAGACTAGCCGCTGATGGTTCAGTACAGTTAGTCAAAGGACTTGATGATAATAAGGATCAAACATATTTTTTATATACTCTAGGTCAAGAGCAACTTAGACAGACGATATTTCCTATAGGCAACATTGAAAAATCTAAAGTGCGTGAAATTGCCAAAGAAAATAATCTTGTAACATTTGATAAAAAAGATAGTACTGGTATCTGCTTCATAGGTGAACGTAAGTTTAAAGAATTTTTGTCTAAGTATTTGCCTGCTCAAAAAGGTGAAATCCATGATGAAAATGGTATCAAGATCGGTATGCATGATGGATTAATGTATTATACAATTGGTCAAAGACAGGGGCTTGGTATAGGTGGTGTAAAAGATCGCCCTGAGGTACCTTGGTTTGCAGCTAAAAAAGATTTAGAAAACAATGTCTTGATTGCTGTGCAAGGTCATGATCATCCATTACTATTTAAGCAGTCACTACAAGCTATCGAGCTAAGTTGGGTTGCAGGTATGGCTCCGGCAGATAAATTTAGATGTGCAGCAAAAGTCCGCTATAGACAAAAAGATCAGTCTTGTGAAGTCGAAGTAAATCAAGATGGTTCAGTTAATGTAACTTTTGATCAGCCACAAAGAGCAATCACACCAGGACAGTCAGTAGTATTTTATATTGATGATGTTTGCTTAGGTGGGGGAGTAATTATTTAG
- the lepA gene encoding translation elongation factor 4, with the protein MKNIRNFSIIAHIDHGKSTLSDRFIQVCNGLSEREMKEQVLDSMDIERERGITIKAQSVTLDYTARDGQTYQLNFIDTPGHVDFSYEVSRSLAACEGALLVVDAAQGVEAQTVANCYTAIEQNLEVIPILNKIDLPSAEPDRVAQEIEKIIGIDATGATTCSAKIGIGVEDVLETIVAKVPAPEGDVNAKLQALIIDSWFDNYLGVVSLVRVKNGTIKKGEKFKVMSTGVAYQVDRLGVFTPKMKDLDHLKAGEVGFIVAGIKDIHGAPVGDTLTHAHNPTDKPVPGFKKVQPQVYAGMFTISSDDYPDFREALEKLSLNDASLFFEPEVSQALGFGFRCGFLGMLHMEIIQERLEREYNLDLITSAPTVVYKAIKKDGEIIEVDNLSKLPEPGAIAEIQEPIVRANILVPKDYVGSVITICIEKRGVQVDLNYVGNQVSITYDLPMIEVVSDFFDTLKSVTKGYGSLDYELIRYEPANMVCLDVLINGDKVDALASIVHKDQAKYKGRELVERLKELIPRQMFEVAIQAAIGGTIVARSTVKALRKNVLAKCYGGDVSRKKKLLEKQKEGKKRMKNIGSVEIPQEAFLSVLKK; encoded by the coding sequence ATGAAAAATATCAGAAACTTTTCGATAATTGCGCATATTGACCATGGTAAGTCTACTCTTTCAGACAGGTTTATACAAGTCTGTAATGGTCTAAGTGAGCGTGAAATGAAAGAGCAGGTTCTTGATTCTATGGATATAGAAAGAGAGCGTGGGATTACGATTAAGGCGCAATCTGTGACGCTTGACTATACAGCTAGAGATGGACAAACATATCAGCTTAATTTCATTGATACACCAGGACACGTTGATTTCTCTTATGAGGTGTCGCGCTCATTAGCAGCTTGTGAAGGAGCTTTACTTGTAGTAGATGCCGCTCAAGGCGTAGAAGCCCAGACAGTAGCAAACTGTTATACTGCCATTGAGCAGAATTTAGAGGTTATACCTATATTAAATAAAATTGATTTACCTTCTGCAGAGCCGGATAGAGTAGCTCAAGAAATTGAAAAAATAATCGGTATTGATGCTACAGGGGCTACTACATGCAGCGCTAAGATAGGTATTGGTGTAGAAGATGTTTTAGAAACTATTGTTGCTAAAGTTCCAGCTCCTGAAGGTGATGTTAATGCAAAGCTGCAAGCTTTGATTATAGATTCATGGTTTGATAACTATCTTGGCGTGGTTTCACTTGTCAGAGTCAAAAATGGTACCATAAAGAAAGGTGAAAAGTTCAAGGTTATGTCAACAGGAGTTGCTTACCAGGTTGATAGACTCGGAGTATTTACGCCGAAAATGAAAGACCTAGATCATCTCAAAGCAGGAGAGGTCGGTTTTATCGTTGCTGGGATTAAGGATATTCATGGTGCACCAGTTGGTGATACGCTCACTCATGCACATAACCCAACAGATAAGCCTGTACCTGGATTTAAAAAGGTTCAACCTCAAGTTTATGCAGGGATGTTTACTATAAGTTCTGACGATTATCCTGATTTTAGAGAAGCTCTCGAAAAGTTAAGTTTAAATGATGCGTCACTATTTTTTGAGCCAGAGGTATCACAAGCTTTAGGTTTTGGCTTTAGATGTGGTTTCTTGGGTATGCTACACATGGAGATTATTCAAGAGAGATTAGAAAGAGAGTATAACCTTGATTTAATCACTTCTGCACCAACAGTTGTTTATAAAGCTATTAAGAAAGATGGTGAAATTATCGAAGTTGATAATCTATCTAAACTACCAGAGCCAGGAGCGATAGCTGAGATACAAGAGCCAATTGTAAGGGCAAATATTCTTGTGCCAAAAGATTATGTTGGTAGTGTAATTACTATCTGTATTGAAAAAAGAGGTGTACAGGTTGATCTTAATTATGTGGGGAATCAAGTTTCTATAACTTATGACCTACCAATGATTGAAGTTGTGTCTGATTTCTTTGATACTCTTAAATCTGTAACGAAAGGTTATGGATCATTAGATTATGAGTTGATTCGTTATGAGCCAGCGAATATGGTGTGTCTAGATGTGCTCATAAATGGCGATAAGGTTGATGCATTAGCAAGTATTGTGCATAAAGATCAGGCTAAATACAAAGGTAGAGAACTAGTTGAGCGTCTCAAAGAGTTGATTCCTAGACAAATGTTTGAGGTCGCAATTCAAGCAGCTATAGGTGGAACTATCGTTGCAAGAAGTACAGTTAAAGCATTGCGTAAGAACGTTTTAGCGAAATGCTATGGTGGTGACGTTTCACGTAAGAAAAAACTATTAGAGAAGCAAAAAGAGGGTAAAAAGAGAATGAAGAATATTGGCTCTGTTGAAATTCCTCAAGAAGCTTTTTTATCAGTGCTTAAAAAATAA
- the ribD gene encoding bifunctional diaminohydroxyphosphoribosylaminopyrimidine deaminase/5-amino-6-(5-phosphoribosylamino)uracil reductase RibD: MKNIDKYYMQQALTLANRGRLTVSPNPMVGCIIVKNGAIISEGWHETVGEAHAEVHALTKAVDKAKGATAYVTLEPCCHCGRTPPCTDTIIKAGIKKVIIATLDPNPKVAGKGVERLKNAGITVEVGLLEKQAQELNKIFFHYQTTKKPFVYAKWAMSLDGKIAVNDGDSKKISSHQAFVNTHELRNICDAILIGKQTLIDDNPSLDVRININKIKHPTRFILANHLTTINHNWRVLDQRHAKTIFVCSKISARVATKLNQLGIEYWLLPQSQHQVCLDTLLEKMGKIGITSLLVEGGNKTLNSFINQKLVNEFYTYLAPVIIADYNPKQQLSFNQISVREDIIINSCFKENSNV; encoded by the coding sequence ATGAAAAATATCGATAAATATTATATGCAACAAGCACTTACTCTAGCAAATAGAGGTAGACTTACAGTATCACCTAATCCAATGGTTGGTTGCATAATAGTAAAAAATGGTGCAATTATCTCGGAAGGTTGGCATGAAACTGTAGGAGAAGCGCATGCAGAGGTTCACGCACTGACAAAAGCGGTTGATAAAGCAAAAGGAGCTACAGCATACGTAACACTAGAACCATGCTGTCACTGTGGAAGAACTCCTCCCTGTACTGATACCATAATCAAAGCTGGGATAAAAAAAGTAATTATTGCTACTCTTGATCCAAACCCTAAAGTTGCTGGCAAAGGCGTCGAAAGACTCAAAAATGCTGGTATAACAGTCGAAGTAGGCTTACTAGAGAAACAAGCACAAGAGTTAAATAAAATATTTTTTCATTATCAAACAACCAAAAAACCTTTTGTTTATGCAAAATGGGCTATGTCATTAGATGGTAAAATAGCTGTTAATGATGGTGACTCAAAAAAAATAAGCTCACATCAAGCATTCGTAAATACTCATGAATTGCGCAATATTTGTGACGCTATCTTAATTGGCAAGCAAACTCTAATTGATGACAATCCAAGTCTTGATGTAAGAATAAATATCAATAAAATAAAACATCCAACTAGATTTATACTTGCTAATCATCTGACAACAATAAATCATAATTGGCGAGTTTTAGATCAAAGGCATGCCAAAACGATTTTTGTTTGTTCAAAGATCTCTGCACGAGTAGCAACCAAGCTTAACCAACTTGGCATTGAATATTGGCTATTACCACAAAGTCAACATCAGGTTTGTTTAGATACCTTACTTGAGAAGATGGGTAAGATTGGAATAACTAGTCTTCTTGTTGAAGGTGGTAATAAAACCCTAAATAGTTTTATTAATCAAAAACTTGTTAATGAATTTTATACATACTTAGCTCCGGTAATAATAGCTGATTATAACCCCAAACAGCAGCTAAGCTTCAATCAAATCTCTGTAAGAGAGGATATAATAATAAACTCTTGTTTTAAGGAAAATTCTAATGTTTAG
- the ribB gene encoding 3,4-dihydroxy-2-butanone-4-phosphate synthase → MFEQIKNNVENAIEALKQGKPVVVLDDYDRENEGDLILPGQKATEENIAFMLEHTSGIICLAMDSKKARELNLTPMVAADQNNSTFTTPFTVTIEAKEGVTTGVSAKDRAHTIQVASKADAKAEELARPGHIFPLIANDKGVLGRNGHTEATVDLMKLSGFNSAGVLCELMNKDGTMMKAAELEAFAKKHDLPLLTIAELYQYRLATEIFVTKMASSTIPFKKIGELEMSVYKDNFSGDEVVVLSKPYSGNNPLVRMHSSCITGDIFGSLRCDCQDQLHKGIEMISEEGGFFIYLDQEGRGIGLTNKLKAYNLQMNENMDTLEANLALGLPADARKYDLAIQVLKYNNVNRCRLISNNPEKLAALRNVDIETQPVYCEAFVNSHNRNYLITKKIKAKHTIKGI, encoded by the coding sequence ATGTTTGAGCAAATAAAAAATAATGTTGAGAATGCCATAGAAGCTCTTAAGCAAGGCAAACCCGTAGTTGTACTTGATGATTATGATAGAGAAAATGAGGGTGATCTAATTCTACCGGGTCAAAAAGCCACAGAAGAAAATATCGCATTTATGCTTGAGCATACAAGTGGCATCATTTGTTTGGCAATGGACTCAAAGAAAGCACGAGAATTAAATCTAACGCCAATGGTAGCTGCTGACCAAAACAATAGTACTTTTACAACTCCTTTTACTGTAACTATAGAGGCTAAAGAAGGGGTAACTACAGGAGTATCGGCAAAGGATAGAGCACATACTATTCAAGTTGCATCAAAAGCTGATGCTAAAGCAGAAGAATTAGCTAGACCTGGACATATATTCCCTCTTATAGCCAATGATAAAGGCGTACTTGGTAGAAATGGTCATACTGAGGCAACTGTTGATCTTATGAAACTAAGTGGTTTTAATAGCGCTGGAGTTCTATGTGAGCTAATGAATAAAGATGGCACCATGATGAAAGCTGCTGAACTAGAAGCATTTGCTAAAAAGCACGATCTGCCTCTTTTAACTATTGCAGAGCTTTACCAATATCGTTTAGCAACTGAAATTTTTGTCACGAAAATGGCAAGCTCTACTATACCATTCAAGAAAATTGGCGAATTGGAAATGAGTGTGTATAAAGATAACTTTAGTGGTGATGAAGTTGTTGTTTTATCTAAACCTTATTCTGGTAATAATCCTTTAGTAAGAATGCATTCATCTTGCATAACAGGAGATATTTTTGGCTCGCTACGCTGTGACTGCCAAGATCAATTACATAAAGGAATTGAAATGATTAGCGAAGAGGGTGGCTTTTTTATATATCTTGACCAAGAAGGTAGAGGTATTGGTTTAACAAATAAGCTTAAAGCCTATAATTTGCAGATGAATGAAAATATGGACACTCTTGAAGCTAATTTAGCTCTTGGCTTACCCGCTGACGCAAGAAAATACGATCTAGCTATACAAGTCCTAAAATATAACAATGTCAACCGCTGCCGATTAATATCTAATAATCCTGAAAAGCTAGCTGCTCTTAGAAACGTTGATATAGAAACACAACCAGTATATTGTGAGGCATTTGTAAACTCTCACAATAGAAACTACTTGATAACTAAAAAAATTAAAGCAAAACATACAATTAAAGGAATATAG
- a CDS encoding IS630 family transposase (programmed frameshift), protein MPSYSQYFRDIVINKYEEGMTEFELSKFFNIDKRTVVSWIEFYKRTGDYSSKQGVDCGRVASFTDKTLIEQYLIDHPDASALDIKEALAPDIPRSTFYDCLNRLGFSFKKKTPKYKQRKEHERLEYIEKLKEIAQNLLFYIDEMGCDNKLSILRGWSLIGEPSYGEVLAYQTQRRSIVAGYNYADKKIIAPLEYSGYTNTEIFNQWFEEHLCPSLKPKTTIVMDNASFHKSSKLIEIANKFDVQILYLPPYSPDLNPIEKVWANFKKIFRKVNNSFEKFCDAISYVFNKILSD, encoded by the exons ATGCCATCATATAGCCAATATTTTAGAGACATCGTAATTAATAAATATGAAGAAGGTATGACGGAGTTCGAGCTGAGTAAGTTTTTTAACATAGATAAGCGTACAGTTGTTTCATGGATAGAGTTTTATAAAAGAACCGGAGATTATAGTTCAAAGCAAGGAGTTGATTGTGGCAGAGTCGCTAGCTTTACCGATAAAACATTGATTGAACAGTATTTGATAGATCATCCAGATGCAAGTGCATTAGATATAAAAGAAGCATTAGCCCCTGATATTCCTAGAAGTACATTTTATGATTGCCTTAATAGACTTGGTTTTAGTTTTA AAAAAAAGACTCCAAAATATAAGCAAAGAAAAGAACATGAAAGGTTGGAGTATATAGAAAAACTAAAAGAAATAGCTCAAAACTTGTTATTTTATATAGATGAGATGGGGTGTGACAATAAGCTTTCTATCCTAAGAGGATGGTCACTAATTGGTGAGCCTAGTTATGGTGAGGTTTTAGCATATCAAACACAAAGAAGAAGTATTGTTGCTGGATATAATTATGCAGATAAAAAGATTATAGCTCCATTAGAGTACAGTGGATATACCAATACTGAAATTTTTAATCAATGGTTTGAGGAACACTTATGCCCATCATTAAAACCTAAAACTACTATAGTAATGGATAATGCTAGTTTCCATAAATCCTCTAAGCTGATTGAAATAGCCAATAAATTTGATGTACAAATATTATATCTACCTCCGTACTCTCCAGATTTAAATCCTATTGAAAAGGTTTGGGCTAACTTTAAAAAAATATTTAGAAAAGTGAATAATAGTTTTGAAAAATTTTGTGATGCTATCTCTTATGTGTTTAACAAAATACTCTCGGATTAA
- a CDS encoding riboflavin synthase, giving the protein MFSGIVQQLGTIKKITTKDSLKTFCIKFDNSLQCSIGDSVAINGTCLTVTKLDKQNLTANFDAVPETLKKTNLDTLKENQLVNIELAMRYGDHIGGHMVQGHIDEPGQIKSIQNVGGAWLIEISASREFLKYLVKKGFVTIDGMSITVINVLKDSFTVTLIPHTIEVTIAKNYSNGSMVNLEADATGKYIYKYIQGFKENV; this is encoded by the coding sequence ATGTTTAGTGGCATAGTTCAGCAACTAGGAACAATTAAAAAAATAACAACTAAAGATAGTCTAAAAACTTTTTGTATCAAATTTGATAATAGTCTTCAATGTAGCATTGGTGATAGTGTTGCGATTAATGGTACCTGTCTTACTGTTACAAAACTTGATAAGCAAAACTTAACAGCTAATTTTGATGCAGTACCAGAGACACTTAAAAAAACTAATCTTGATACTCTTAAGGAGAACCAACTAGTAAATATCGAACTTGCAATGCGCTATGGTGATCATATTGGTGGGCATATGGTACAAGGTCATATTGATGAACCAGGGCAAATCAAAAGTATTCAAAATGTCGGTGGTGCATGGTTAATTGAAATTTCTGCTTCTAGAGAATTTCTAAAATACTTAGTAAAGAAAGGTTTTGTAACTATAGATGGTATGAGTATAACTGTAATAAATGTACTCAAAGATTCATTTACTGTAACTTTGATACCTCACACCATTGAAGTTACTATCGCAAAAAACTATAGTAATGGTTCTATGGTAAATCTTGAAGCTGATGCAACAGGTAAATATATCTATAAATATATACAAGGATTTAAAGAAAATGTTTGA